A genomic region of Runella rosea contains the following coding sequences:
- the porU2 gene encoding putative type IX secretion system sortase PorU2, with protein MRIFILAFFLGIGIQQSMGQELYTNDWIKYEQPYFKISLRKEGVYRISVDQLRKAGFPVASALVDQLFLFYRGEEVAVRVTGVTNGKLTESSYIEFFSQGNTGIQDSLVYRPYSARPPTTGSLYTDESAYFLTIVPNNKGKRMEEFGYQATAAAPEAFHLEREVKQYSDEWSFNNNNGLVPFLQQSYYEKGEGWTGKMIRRDSLAQVMIALTNRVTSSSYPIQLTALLNGRYESFHLIHVSVGQHTFATLDFFGFNHQSIKTTVAENELDARDTFTLRMKSDLNNQYEFYSLTKYEVVYPQRIEMNGHVSKYFYLVPNPANQSTVAIEGIPLSVTPIVYDVTQPMNPRALESKWTDGRWQTVVLGTAQARTLFVTTAAQSGESFKKVNFTPYPAGADYVIITHKGLESASQAYADYRKSAEGGARQVVVANIEQLYDQFNYGERGPLGIRNFLNYQLQTGKKDRYLLLVGNGVSFPDVLKTWQDRDFVPTFGYPGSDVLLSAGLGGANQNTPAFRTGRISASINEQVLSYLNKVKEFEKAPPTLNAKKILHLSGGKSTEEIQQLKGILGALEPFVEKSSLGGKVEVYTKRTNEPVENLSIADQVNKGLGMITFMGHASPTVPDVNIGYASDPATQLANKGRYPFMYFNGCGVGNVFYRYETLAADWLLTPQKGSIGVLSNSFWSYPSISAHYLKELYSAMFDQEATLGKPIGEILQKVSNTIATTKENEFDIANVHQLILLGDPAVVLFKINKPDYAVEPKGLFVQSQKLFSQSDSVQVGVIITNAGKVDEQIKSFSVRLTLTETNGTVSTKTFSAKAPTQKDTLLLSIKKNTGFNNIKVLLDAAQQIEELNKQNNEAQLTLNWTQLEQLTRYPANTANDRLNPVMEVTVDGKVIQNGALVSSTPVFSVLLFDDNPLELDTTLVQLYLKTCDSCAFKLLTNGVYELKTLQNLSVLFKPGVLAAGKYELLAQARDVNGNGAGIPYRIQFRIEEVQERLNIMVAPNPSSDYARFVYKLSGAAEGVLTIYSEEGKKVRELKFDAQLGENELYWIDPPASGAYLYRCRIGEKTATGKFIIH; from the coding sequence ATGAGAATATTTATCCTGGCTTTTTTTCTGGGGATAGGCATACAGCAGTCAATGGGGCAGGAGCTTTACACCAATGACTGGATTAAATATGAACAGCCCTACTTCAAAATTTCCTTAAGGAAAGAAGGCGTATACCGAATCAGTGTTGACCAATTGCGTAAAGCGGGTTTTCCAGTCGCGTCCGCATTGGTAGACCAGTTGTTCTTATTTTATCGAGGCGAAGAAGTTGCGGTTCGGGTAACTGGCGTTACTAATGGTAAGTTAACGGAAAGTAGTTACATCGAATTTTTCTCTCAGGGGAACACGGGTATTCAAGACAGTTTGGTTTACCGACCTTACTCGGCCCGCCCACCAACGACAGGGAGCCTTTACACTGACGAAAGCGCCTATTTCTTGACTATTGTTCCTAATAATAAAGGGAAACGAATGGAAGAATTTGGGTATCAGGCCACTGCTGCCGCTCCCGAAGCCTTCCACTTGGAACGAGAAGTAAAACAGTACAGTGACGAATGGTCGTTCAATAATAACAATGGCTTGGTGCCGTTTTTACAGCAAAGCTATTACGAGAAAGGTGAAGGATGGACGGGCAAAATGATTCGACGCGATTCGTTGGCACAGGTAATGATTGCGCTCACCAATCGGGTTACCTCTTCTAGTTATCCTATTCAACTCACCGCCTTGTTGAACGGCCGTTATGAATCGTTTCACTTGATCCATGTCTCGGTGGGTCAACATACATTTGCAACCCTTGATTTTTTCGGATTCAATCACCAATCTATCAAAACTACGGTGGCTGAAAACGAGCTAGACGCTAGGGATACGTTCACGCTCAGAATGAAATCAGACTTGAACAATCAGTATGAGTTCTACTCTCTTACGAAATACGAAGTCGTTTATCCTCAGCGGATTGAAATGAACGGCCATGTTTCAAAATATTTTTATTTGGTACCCAATCCTGCCAACCAGTCGACGGTAGCCATTGAAGGGATTCCTTTATCTGTTACCCCTATTGTTTACGATGTAACACAACCCATGAATCCGCGTGCGCTGGAAAGCAAATGGACTGATGGTCGTTGGCAAACCGTTGTGCTGGGCACTGCACAGGCCCGAACATTGTTTGTAACAACGGCCGCTCAATCTGGTGAATCTTTTAAAAAGGTAAACTTTACTCCTTACCCAGCGGGGGCTGATTACGTTATCATTACCCATAAAGGACTCGAAAGCGCCTCCCAAGCCTATGCCGATTACCGCAAATCAGCCGAAGGAGGAGCGCGTCAAGTAGTGGTCGCTAATATTGAGCAGCTCTATGATCAATTTAATTATGGTGAGCGCGGGCCGTTGGGCATTCGGAATTTTCTCAATTATCAACTTCAGACGGGTAAAAAAGACCGTTACCTGTTGCTCGTCGGCAATGGGGTCAGCTTTCCTGATGTTCTTAAAACTTGGCAAGACCGTGATTTTGTTCCTACTTTTGGTTATCCAGGTTCGGATGTGTTGTTATCGGCGGGGTTGGGTGGTGCAAACCAAAATACGCCTGCGTTCAGAACGGGTCGTATAAGCGCTTCTATTAATGAGCAGGTATTGTCGTATTTGAATAAAGTAAAGGAATTTGAGAAAGCGCCGCCGACCCTAAATGCCAAAAAAATCCTACACCTGAGCGGCGGTAAATCAACGGAAGAAATACAGCAACTAAAAGGAATTTTGGGCGCATTGGAGCCATTTGTGGAAAAATCATCTTTGGGTGGCAAGGTGGAAGTATACACAAAACGTACCAATGAGCCAGTGGAGAATCTTTCCATTGCCGACCAAGTCAATAAGGGCCTGGGTATGATTACGTTTATGGGGCATGCGTCGCCTACGGTGCCCGACGTCAACATTGGCTACGCCTCCGACCCCGCTACCCAATTGGCCAATAAAGGTCGGTATCCCTTCATGTATTTCAATGGCTGCGGCGTGGGGAATGTCTTTTATCGGTACGAAACCTTAGCGGCTGATTGGCTCTTGACGCCCCAAAAGGGCTCAATTGGCGTGCTATCCAATTCTTTTTGGAGTTATCCTTCCATTTCGGCGCATTACCTGAAAGAACTTTATTCGGCAATGTTTGACCAGGAAGCAACCTTGGGGAAGCCAATCGGTGAAATTTTGCAGAAAGTGAGTAACACCATTGCTACCACCAAAGAGAACGAATTTGACATTGCCAATGTGCATCAGCTCATACTTTTGGGCGATCCAGCGGTGGTATTATTTAAAATCAATAAGCCCGATTATGCCGTTGAACCGAAAGGGCTGTTTGTTCAAAGCCAAAAATTGTTTTCTCAGTCAGATTCGGTGCAGGTAGGCGTTATCATCACCAATGCAGGAAAAGTGGATGAACAAATAAAAAGTTTTAGCGTCAGACTCACTCTAACCGAAACCAACGGCACAGTTTCCACCAAAACGTTTTCGGCAAAGGCACCGACTCAGAAAGACACGCTGTTGTTGAGCATTAAAAAGAATACTGGTTTCAATAATATAAAAGTATTGCTTGATGCGGCACAGCAGATTGAAGAATTAAACAAGCAGAATAACGAAGCTCAATTGACGCTGAATTGGACGCAGTTGGAACAGTTGACGCGCTATCCCGCCAACACCGCAAATGACCGTCTTAATCCAGTCATGGAGGTGACCGTTGATGGAAAAGTGATTCAGAATGGGGCACTTGTGTCTTCAACACCTGTTTTTAGCGTTTTGCTTTTTGACGATAACCCGCTGGAATTAGACACCACTTTGGTGCAACTATATCTCAAAACCTGCGACTCCTGTGCGTTCAAATTGCTGACCAATGGTGTATATGAGTTGAAAACACTCCAAAATCTATCTGTTCTGTTCAAGCCAGGCGTATTGGCGGCTGGGAAATATGAATTATTGGCACAGGCAAGGGATGTGAATGGAAATGGGGCGGGAATTCCCTACCGTATTCAATTCCGCATTGAGGAGGTGCAAGAGCGACTGAACATCATGGTAGCGCCAAATCCATCAAGTGATTATGCCCGGTTTGTGTATAAATTGAGTGGAGCAGCAGAAGGCGTTTTGACGATATATTCCGAGGAAGGGAAAAAGGTCAGAGAGTTGAAATTTGATGCTCAGCTGGGTGAAAACGAATTGTATTGGATAGACCCGCCTGCTTCTGGGGCGTACCTATACCGGTGCAGGATTGGAGAAAAAACGGCCACGGGAAAATTCATTATTCACTAA
- a CDS encoding serine kinase has product MLFRAYDLTIDSDIDLQLPAAKGKADIVLKEAQFTLPKLYQTLIYRKGVRAQFGENESCIFLHWPELANFKMTGGKVLEYEKLTDDEDVFRLFTLSEALGMVLFQRNLFLLHGSAVQVGAKATVFIGRPGAGKSTTLSAFAQQEHAILSDDLTAIWFDAVGQPFVLPGFPQVKIWESAVDNLGFDKNLLQPAFEGHNKFLYQQPLSVFPTALVPLHQIIILQRPYSQKVGKLKLIESPIELFRHFPLPPRLLEGAALQRHFEDCIRLIKAVNILKMRRPRNFNLLKKWVKQQVASAEG; this is encoded by the coding sequence ATGCTTTTTCGGGCGTATGATTTGACCATTGATTCAGATATAGATCTTCAGTTACCTGCGGCAAAAGGAAAGGCAGATATTGTGTTGAAAGAAGCGCAGTTCACATTGCCAAAATTGTATCAAACCTTGATTTATAGAAAAGGAGTCCGCGCTCAATTTGGTGAAAATGAGTCGTGTATATTTCTTCATTGGCCAGAACTGGCTAATTTTAAAATGACTGGCGGAAAGGTACTGGAATATGAAAAATTGACGGATGATGAAGATGTATTCAGACTTTTTACCCTGAGCGAAGCCCTGGGAATGGTGTTGTTTCAGCGGAATCTTTTTTTGTTACACGGAAGCGCAGTGCAGGTAGGTGCAAAGGCCACCGTATTTATTGGCCGCCCAGGTGCGGGAAAGTCAACAACTTTGTCGGCATTTGCACAACAGGAACACGCTATTTTGAGTGATGACCTTACCGCGATCTGGTTTGATGCCGTTGGCCAGCCTTTTGTACTTCCGGGGTTTCCACAGGTAAAGATTTGGGAAAGTGCGGTAGACAATCTGGGGTTTGATAAAAACCTTTTACAACCAGCCTTTGAGGGGCATAATAAATTTTTGTATCAGCAGCCTTTATCCGTTTTTCCTACCGCACTCGTTCCTCTCCATCAAATTATCATTTTACAACGCCCTTATTCCCAAAAAGTAGGTAAGCTAAAACTGATTGAAAGTCCGATTGAATTGTTTCGCCACTTTCCTTTGCCACCCCGACTGCTGGAGGGAGCGGCATTACAGCGCCATTTTGAGGATTGTATTCGCCTGATCAAAGCCGTGAATATCCTAAAAATGCGCCGACCTCGCAATTTTAATCTTTTAAAAAAGTGGGTAAAACAACAGGTGGCCTCCGCCGAAGGATAG
- a CDS encoding PqqD family protein has translation MNFDVNQTFKLSPRQVSSSLDNETIILNHDAGIYYDLNEVGTFIWEQLQQKPSTLAELKNAILEEFEVEEATCEHDIKTLLMQLIDEKLVETL, from the coding sequence ATGAATTTTGATGTAAATCAAACCTTTAAGCTTTCCCCCCGGCAGGTATCTTCTAGCCTTGACAATGAGACCATTATCTTGAATCATGATGCGGGTATTTATTATGATCTTAATGAGGTAGGAACCTTTATATGGGAACAACTTCAACAAAAGCCTTCAACACTTGCTGAACTTAAAAACGCTATCTTGGAAGAATTTGAGGTAGAGGAGGCTACCTGTGAGCATGATATCAAGACGCTCTTAATGCAATTGATCGATGAAAAACTGGTGGAGACGCTTTAA
- a CDS encoding asparagine synthase-related protein produces MSGLLGILKFDGSDVQLSDVEMMKHSLRHLALDGMNMYLKGPAGMISMYLHISPESVYERQPLESAKGKIIVADARIDNRVQLLEELQIPEETKAFIPDSELILAAYEQWGEECADRLIGDFVFAIWDTHQNRLFCARDHIGARPLYYYHLPGKVFAFASEIKGLLALDFVPQDLDELKIAAHLSRLSDFRSYVDGTYFQSIKSVKPAHFLTVSAEQFSQKFYWDLRLERFSHLKTDEDFIQEFRKTFIESVRCRTRTAFPIAAHLSGGLDSSSVSCVARDILQAEGKELHTFHMDVELPECDEKPYAEAVLAEGGFRHHYVKINDYDYYKTTTEVAYMTDAPSAFVVTPPAQAGWMKGVQKEGCRVLLTGHEGDIVVDYGMDVLWEPLKKGQWEVFEEKFEEFAQYAVNFNFSKRINAWSPQKIKTFYKGILLESELRDSIAERRWGNVKGILTRRGNWKSLFEAGKFRVEVAWPAITALGRLKANPNYTILGPGLQKYTLDHPEVSRQMKGAENNAGIPEHLLPHYQQIFSEGMTKFCDIFAHVGAHHGFKVAHPFLDRRLIELSLLLPTTLNFNEGKRRGTIREAMKGIMPESVRLRAVKVNFEPLIHQTLLTATPSFEEYYKSAAEQHPILRIWINEKEFLKRIEICKSNDYPEEFKSKLIWHLFRSIYLINFYSTYKENPYEKEVSRTETESSW; encoded by the coding sequence ATGAGTGGTCTTTTGGGGATATTAAAATTCGATGGTTCAGACGTTCAACTTTCGGATGTAGAAATGATGAAACACTCATTACGACATCTGGCATTGGATGGTATGAATATGTACCTCAAAGGTCCCGCAGGGATGATTTCAATGTACCTGCACATCTCACCAGAATCGGTCTATGAGCGTCAGCCACTGGAAAGTGCAAAGGGGAAAATTATCGTCGCGGATGCTCGTATAGACAACCGCGTACAGTTGCTTGAAGAATTACAAATTCCTGAAGAAACCAAAGCCTTTATTCCTGACAGTGAACTCATTCTAGCGGCTTATGAGCAATGGGGTGAAGAATGCGCCGATCGTCTGATTGGAGATTTTGTCTTTGCCATTTGGGATACTCACCAAAACCGTTTGTTCTGCGCGCGAGACCACATAGGAGCGAGGCCCCTGTATTATTATCATTTACCGGGCAAGGTCTTTGCGTTTGCGTCCGAAATTAAAGGACTCCTAGCGCTTGATTTTGTTCCGCAAGATTTGGATGAGCTTAAAATCGCGGCCCACCTTTCAAGGCTCAGCGATTTCAGAAGCTATGTTGATGGTACATACTTTCAATCTATTAAGAGCGTTAAACCCGCCCATTTTCTGACGGTTTCGGCGGAGCAATTTTCTCAGAAATTTTATTGGGATTTGCGTTTGGAGCGTTTTAGCCATTTAAAAACAGACGAGGACTTCATACAGGAATTTCGCAAAACGTTTATTGAATCCGTTAGGTGTCGGACCCGTACTGCATTCCCGATTGCGGCCCACCTCAGTGGAGGTTTAGATTCATCCTCTGTGAGTTGTGTGGCGAGAGATATTTTGCAAGCAGAAGGGAAAGAATTGCATACATTTCACATGGATGTAGAACTGCCCGAATGTGATGAAAAGCCTTACGCCGAAGCGGTGTTGGCGGAGGGTGGTTTTCGGCATCATTATGTCAAAATAAACGATTACGATTATTATAAAACTACCACTGAGGTAGCTTACATGACAGATGCTCCCAGTGCGTTTGTGGTAACTCCCCCCGCGCAGGCTGGCTGGATGAAGGGCGTGCAGAAAGAAGGCTGTCGGGTATTGCTGACGGGCCACGAGGGCGATATTGTGGTGGATTATGGCATGGATGTATTATGGGAACCTCTTAAAAAAGGACAATGGGAGGTTTTTGAAGAAAAATTCGAGGAATTTGCGCAGTACGCCGTTAATTTTAATTTTTCCAAACGAATCAACGCCTGGTCTCCGCAAAAAATCAAGACTTTTTACAAAGGTATTTTATTGGAGTCTGAACTCAGAGATAGCATTGCCGAGCGTAGATGGGGAAACGTAAAAGGGATTTTGACCCGCCGTGGTAATTGGAAGTCGTTGTTTGAAGCGGGAAAATTCAGGGTTGAGGTTGCTTGGCCTGCTATTACCGCTCTTGGCCGACTTAAAGCCAATCCTAACTATACTATTTTGGGGCCAGGGCTTCAAAAATACACCCTTGACCATCCTGAAGTGAGTCGCCAGATGAAGGGTGCTGAAAATAATGCGGGAATACCAGAACATCTGTTGCCGCATTATCAGCAGATTTTTTCGGAAGGAATGACAAAATTCTGCGACATATTTGCCCATGTAGGCGCTCACCATGGCTTCAAAGTAGCGCATCCGTTTCTAGATCGCCGGCTCATTGAGCTGTCATTGTTGTTGCCCACTACGCTCAACTTCAATGAAGGCAAACGAAGGGGCACGATTCGGGAAGCTATGAAGGGGATAATGCCTGAGTCCGTCCGGCTTCGGGCGGTGAAAGTCAATTTTGAGCCTTTAATTCATCAGACCCTCTTGACGGCAACTCCTTCATTTGAAGAGTATTATAAAAGCGCTGCTGAGCAGCATCCGATTCTTCGTATTTGGATAAACGAGAAAGAATTTCTAAAACGTATAGAAATTTGCAAATCGAATGACTATCCCGAAGAATTTAAAAGTAAACTCATTTGGCATCTATTCAGAAGCATATATCTTATCAATTTTTATTCAACTTATAAAGAAAACCCTTATGAAAAAGAAGTATCGCGCACCGAAACTGAAAGTAGTTGGTAA
- a CDS encoding response regulator transcription factor — MLIQTEPESNPVALFFEELPKEQAHQINYKDFVESLNYIYDSLLEPWTFVAVLDLDRLEILYANENCLQLFGEGGKSSASQYLPFAFLRPESKPLFKQAISQFQNMVQGVPPKHRRLLKTQLVGLRLKPLSGKPWVSFATLLPLSARADGTPKVVLMINQNISHLYNAHFVWLRQSCTSTSQYNAGFHSRTGEVFNHDILSKRELEILKLLARGLNSQCIASELAISVNTVSNHRKNMMDRVGVGDTSALLQIAQWCDLI; from the coding sequence ATGCTGATTCAAACTGAACCCGAATCAAACCCAGTTGCCCTATTTTTTGAAGAATTACCTAAAGAACAGGCTCATCAAATCAACTACAAAGATTTTGTTGAATCGCTGAATTATATTTATGATAGTCTGCTTGAGCCTTGGACTTTTGTGGCGGTTTTGGACCTAGACCGGCTTGAAATTCTTTATGCAAACGAAAACTGTCTTCAACTGTTCGGGGAAGGGGGGAAGTCATCGGCTTCTCAATACCTTCCGTTTGCTTTTTTAAGGCCCGAAAGCAAGCCCTTATTTAAACAAGCCATTAGCCAGTTTCAAAATATGGTTCAGGGGGTACCTCCAAAACACCGTAGACTTTTAAAAACCCAATTGGTAGGATTACGGCTCAAGCCACTCAGCGGTAAGCCTTGGGTTTCTTTTGCTACTCTACTGCCGCTTTCGGCCCGTGCCGACGGTACACCCAAAGTGGTATTGATGATTAACCAAAACATTTCTCACTTATACAACGCCCATTTTGTTTGGTTGCGCCAGTCATGCACGTCTACGTCTCAATACAATGCCGGTTTTCATTCCCGTACTGGAGAAGTTTTCAATCATGATATTCTTTCCAAAAGAGAGTTGGAAATTCTAAAGCTCCTTGCTAGAGGGCTTAACTCGCAGTGTATTGCTTCTGAACTTGCGATAAGCGTCAATACCGTCAGTAATCATCGAAAAAACATGATGGACCGCGTAGGGGTGGGCGATACCAGTGCCCTTCTTCAAATTGCCCAATGGTGTGACCTTATTTGA
- a CDS encoding ABC transporter ATP-binding protein: MNEEKKSGKIFDWPTLRRLYTFIKPYQKQFYFLIAIILLSASLAPLSPLLIRYTIDNQIATGDYNGLVVMLLVMIGILLVQAVIQFANTYLAGWLGQNIIRDIRVQLYEKILGLRLKFFDNTPIGRLVTRTVSDVETLSDVFSDGMAAVAGDILQLILIIGVMFYTDWRLSLISLATVPFMLISTYIFKEKIKDSFNEVRTAVSNLNSFVQEHLTGMNIVQIFSAEKTEYRKFKQINTVHRDANIRSIWYYSVYYPVADVIAAAATGLVVWYGAREIMHYNATFGTVTAFIIFIGLFFRPIRMLADRFNTLQMGIVSTDRILKLLDSDDFTVNNGTYTPETLRGEVSFKNVWFAYNEEEYVLKDISFEVKEGETIAFVGATGAGKSSVINLLSRFYDINKGEILVDGTEIHNYELGALRQNIGVVLQDVFLFSDTIHNNITLGNTSISRARIIEAAQLVGAHEFIERLPDGYDYNVMERGATLSVGQRQLISFVRALVHDPKIIVLDEATSSVDTETEELIQNAIEKLMKGRTAIVIAHRLSTIQKASQIIVLDKGEIQEKGTHDELLERGGFYANLYRMQYKEVIS, translated from the coding sequence ATGAACGAAGAAAAAAAAAGCGGAAAAATATTTGACTGGCCCACCCTTCGCCGTCTTTACACCTTCATTAAGCCTTACCAAAAACAATTTTATTTCCTCATTGCCATCATTTTACTGAGTGCGTCTCTAGCGCCATTAAGCCCGTTATTGATTCGCTATACCATTGATAATCAAATAGCAACGGGTGATTACAACGGACTCGTAGTCATGCTTTTGGTCATGATTGGCATTTTGTTGGTACAAGCGGTGATTCAGTTTGCCAATACTTATTTGGCGGGCTGGCTGGGCCAAAATATCATCCGTGATATCCGGGTGCAGTTGTACGAAAAAATCCTTGGTCTTCGCCTAAAATTCTTCGATAATACGCCCATTGGCCGGTTGGTCACGCGGACGGTCTCCGACGTTGAAACCCTCTCCGACGTGTTCAGCGACGGTATGGCCGCCGTGGCGGGCGATATTTTGCAGTTAATCTTAATCATCGGGGTGATGTTTTACACCGATTGGCGCCTATCGCTCATTAGTCTTGCTACAGTGCCCTTCATGCTGATAAGCACGTATATCTTTAAAGAAAAAATCAAGGATTCGTTCAACGAAGTGCGCACGGCGGTCTCCAACCTTAACTCATTTGTGCAAGAGCACCTTACGGGGATGAACATTGTGCAGATTTTCAGCGCCGAAAAAACTGAATACCGTAAATTCAAGCAAATAAACACCGTTCACCGCGACGCCAACATCCGTTCGATTTGGTATTATTCGGTCTATTATCCCGTTGCCGACGTCATTGCCGCCGCCGCAACGGGTTTAGTGGTGTGGTATGGAGCCCGCGAAATCATGCATTACAATGCCACCTTTGGTACGGTAACGGCATTTATTATCTTTATTGGCCTGTTTTTCAGACCAATACGAATGCTGGCCGACCGTTTCAATACCCTCCAGATGGGAATTGTAAGTACTGACCGAATCCTAAAACTTTTGGACAGCGACGATTTTACAGTCAACAACGGTACTTATACCCCCGAAACCCTACGCGGAGAGGTCTCTTTCAAAAACGTTTGGTTTGCTTATAACGAAGAAGAGTACGTCTTGAAGGATATATCATTTGAGGTCAAAGAAGGGGAAACCATCGCTTTTGTGGGGGCAACTGGCGCGGGAAAATCATCGGTCATTAATTTGCTGAGCCGTTTTTATGACATCAATAAAGGTGAGATTTTAGTGGATGGCACCGAAATTCACAATTACGAACTGGGCGCATTGCGCCAAAATATCGGCGTAGTGTTGCAAGACGTATTCTTATTTTCAGACACCATTCACAACAACATTACGCTAGGCAATACGTCCATCAGTCGGGCGCGCATCATCGAGGCCGCGCAGTTGGTGGGAGCGCACGAGTTCATCGAGCGCCTTCCCGATGGCTATGATTACAATGTCATGGAGCGCGGCGCTACGCTTTCGGTGGGGCAACGTCAATTAATCTCCTTCGTTCGGGCTTTAGTTCATGACCCAAAAATCATTGTATTGGACGAAGCAACGTCGTCGGTCGATACCGAAACCGAAGAGTTGATTCAGAATGCCATTGAAAAACTGATGAAAGGCCGCACCGCCATCGTGATTGCGCACCGGTTGAGCACCATCCAGAAAGCGAGCCAAATCATTGTGCTCGACAAGGGCGAAATTCAGGAAAAAGGAACCCATGACGAACTCCTAGAGCGAGGCGGATTCTACGCTAATTTGTACAGAATGCAGTATAAAGAAGTCATTTCCTAA
- a CDS encoding lasso peptide biosynthesis B2 protein encodes MKNWWRRFKKWLALPSSDKWLLLQVTVVIFLIKLGLKLLSFKSFKTVYAHCIANASAKNYPISYIKQLVWSVGVVSSALPMSILCLPQALAVKFFLQGDDGFVLKIGVANPVQQFSAHAWIEKEGKIVIGDVPNVSYVPLWDWN; translated from the coding sequence ATGAAAAACTGGTGGAGACGCTTTAAAAAATGGCTTGCTCTTCCGAGCTCGGATAAGTGGCTTCTGCTTCAGGTAACAGTCGTTATATTTCTGATAAAACTAGGCCTGAAGCTGTTGTCTTTCAAAAGTTTCAAAACTGTTTACGCGCATTGCATTGCAAACGCCTCTGCCAAAAACTACCCAATATCTTACATAAAACAGTTGGTTTGGAGCGTAGGTGTAGTTAGCTCAGCGCTTCCGATGTCTATATTGTGCCTTCCTCAAGCATTGGCGGTGAAATTTTTTTTACAGGGCGATGACGGCTTTGTTTTGAAAATCGGTGTGGCTAATCCCGTGCAACAATTCAGTGCACATGCGTGGATTGAAAAAGAAGGAAAAATTGTCATTGGCGACGTGCCAAACGTAAGTTATGTCCCGCTGTGGGATTGGAATTAA